The following nucleotide sequence is from Salvia splendens isolate huo1 chromosome 2, SspV2, whole genome shotgun sequence.
atttgttaattaaattcatagaaAATAATCAATAATGGAATAAATAAGTTTTTCTTCTACATTATAAACGGATGGGTAAACCCATGGTTAAATAAGATCTCCTAGTTATTACCTTGTAGAAGTAAGTAATTGATATTTTCAACTTAGATAGATGTGGACAATCTATCGCGAACAGTTGCTATTGTTGATTCAAAATCATTTCATATCTAGGATAACTTAAGACTGAATGGATCATGGTGAGTTAATGCAGTTAGTTACGTAGAATTCCTTTCTACCATTGATTCAATGAGTCAATGAATACTAAATGCACAATCCACCGATTCTTGATGGGgatgggatcccctgctgtggtgggagcacagcaggggctgctgccCTCACCCaaacaaattttttatattaaatttttttttttttataatacaaatttattattaaaaaatttggtTGTGTGAGggcagcagcccctgctgtgctcccaccacagcaggggatccccaTCCTTCTTGATGTCCGAACCAAATATTACGTGCAAAGCTTGTTGGTTATTTTCCAATCAATTTTTGGTTTCTCGTTTGACTTTgatttgataaataaatttaataattttaaaatagacGGGCTGCAAAAAGTTAAATGGGGCTATGTTAGAATCAGCCTTTTATTATAATGTTGGATAATATATGTTGGACCGGCCCAAATAAAAGGGTTGTTGTTGCAGAAGATGGAGAATTCTGAGAAACACACATTTTCCTAATTACCAAATACTTATttacattttctattttaatagtattattaggCGATGAGATTAAAAAGTTATTGTACCTTTTTAATTTCTACACATGCTAATCTTGTTGCATCTTTGTAAAAGATTAGCAGCTGCCAGTATCCACTGCCATAGCCACAATAAGATTGCAAATTTATTTTGACATCACATTAACTCAAAATAATGCCCATCTGCCCTTTATGGTACTACATACTGtacatataattaatttcttccACTCCAAATAATTCCTGATTATATTTACTAGTATCACAAAAGCTAAAACATATTACTTCAAATCCATATAGATGCAGAGGACGATGAAAAGATATGTACTTGATCGATCTTGATCCATTAAACATCAGTATATACAAGTGGATTTTGAATTTTACTATCCAAACAGTTCAATAAACTCATTATTAGaaattttgactttaattagCTTGAAATTAACTGTCAAAGAACAATATCAATGCCTTAAATCCTTAGCAATTTAATAGTTCTATGACTAGGTAATTGGTTCGCCACCTTAAAACATGATTAAGCTACATTTATTCACCTCTAATATCAACTAGCTACCTAATTGCGTTTACATCGTTACTGATAATGCCGTCATGTCTACCCAATAATGAAAGTGATataataagaataaaaaaagatgAGTTAATTTATAAGTGCTAGGAGTAAAATTACAAGAGTTTATGTAAGGCAACAATTAGTTGATTTatgttcttttttttaattattattaaacaGAGGTTGCAAAGTGTGTTATAATACCTTGGCACTTAGATACAAAGAGCCTGAATTTATTTTTAGCATGTGCAATTCTGTACCACAGAATAGAACAGTTCTTTCATATTGGCTTTGTTGTAGATATATGTTATTGTTCTTGTAATGAAACTCACAAGCCACAACTGCCTAATTAGAGGCCTGCTTTCTCTACAACTGCATTCAATTTTCTTATCACCAATATTTAAGGCAGCAGTTGGGTAAAAATAATCTCTTATTAAGTGCATCTCCCTTTCCCAGTAGCTGAAAACAATAAATTTCCACTGTTCAATTCATctctgtttttgttttgtttatttagttattttatttattagaaaagaaaaatttAAGATGGGAGGTCTGTTCAACTGCCTAATGAATAGGCTTATTGTTGCATACTGCTTTTCAGACTTTGATTCTGTCTAATTCAAACAACCTTGGAATTATGAACAACCAGAAAGTGAAATTGATACAGAAAACCAATGTTACTTTCAATTTCAGTGATCCAACTTTATAATATAcacatgaaaaaataaaatccaCAACAATCCTGAGCTCCAACTCTTATGCTTAAACCTACAAGAATACACTCACTTTCTACATGTAAAAAAGAGCAGTATACAAGAGCAAAAAAACAAAGAGGAGAAAGGGAACCAAGACTGTATCATGCTTCCAAATTTAGCAAAACACTAATCGGAACAAGCAACGAGAAGTTCCTCCTCAAGAAGGGACGAAGGTGCCAACATAGCCAAATCCCATGATGAAGAAGGCTGTTGCCTGGACAAAGAGGTATATGAAGAAGTGGTTTTTCCCAAATGCAATGTCATAGCAGCCGCAAAAGAAGAGGTAGCAGCCAATAGCAAGCTCTAACAAATGGATTCTGTTTCAGCAAAAAATTATCTATCAGATTCTTGCAGGTTATATAAGTAcagagtagtagtagtatatgctAAAAATGACTAAGAGATGCATTCATTGATCACAAAATGTACCTATCTCCGATCCTAAACCGAGGTTTCTTGAATGCTTTGAGTGCAGATTTGAACTTAAGTGCGTCGCCAAGTTTTTCAGTGACAATCCACTCATTCACTCTCCCTGCCTCAAGCAACCCGATCAAGGTGGCCTTGGCGCGGTGCAGTGACATCACGTTCTCAAAGAGGATCCAGAAAACAAGCAAATGGAGTGACCTACATATTCGAACTCATAACAtcaaacaaaagaagaaagtgAAATAAACATTAGGCCAATCCGAGGTGCGAGAAATTGGGACCTTGGAGTTCCAACTGCGTTGAGGAGGGTGATGATGGAAGGAATGTAAACTGCACCCCATTTTGGAATCTGAACTTCCGGTACCAACACGGTAGCAGGTAGCACGACGCAGTAGAACACGAACGTTACTATATGGGCTACTATCTTCCTTATGAAGAAGAAACTGTATATGACATGAACCTTCTTCCACAATGACACTTTCTGCAAATAAACGCGTTTATAGTTTGATCAGCTGTCCCTGTCCATATCCATATTTCTCAAGGATCAGACACAGGattaagagagaaagagagagattgcTCAACCTTGTTTCTTATGATCTCAGACAACATTTTCCTGAACAGATTTGCAGGGCCACACGACCAACGATGTTGTTGGTATCTATACGCCTTGAACGTGCTAGGCAACTCATTTTTCACCTGCAACAAACAGTATAAAATACAGTTACATCATTTTTATAGCGATCATCAAAGAAGAAAACATGACTTGTTTCATTAGGCACCTCTAGAGAGCCAAGATACAAGAATTTCCATCCTTTAAGACTAGCACGAACGGCCAAGTCCATATCCTCCACCGTTGTACGATCTTTCCATCCTCCCGCCTCCTCGATTGCAGCAATCCTCCACACACCAGCAGTTCCTTCACATTTTCACAAACATCATAGATTTATATTAGCATTATTACATTGATATTACTCACTTCTAATCATCTAATGTAAGAGTATGTCATTACCATTGAATCCAAAGAAAGAGTAGGTGGATGAGCCTACTTCTTGCTCCACCGTGAAATGATAGTCGAGCGACATTTCTTGCATTCTCGTCATCAAGCATTCATTGGCATTAACTGGGAAGATAAATTATTTCTGATTATTAACTAATCCTAGTTAAATAAAACATTCAACAACAATTAGTGTTTAGAGCCATAACAAAAGTAAATGCCACCATCTAACTGAATGGAGAAGGGTGTCGGTAGATAAAGATTGCGGCCCACCACAGTCATATATGCATGCCCTCAGGCCTCAGCAGTCAGCACATGCGATTGCTGGCTTAAAAAAGGTAGGGACCAAGGACAAAACTACCCCTTGTCCACACACCATCCTTTTTTAAGAATGAAAGATTTACTATAGTATTTACCAACTTTTTCCCTCAGATGGCAAAAAGGATAATAAAGTCAATCCACGAGCTATCATTTATTCAGTTCTCACCATCAACTTTCTAGGACAACCTACAGTTATATTTCCATTACAACAATTGACACAACATCATTTCACAAACCACACCATTATAAACCTGGAAACTAGCACTTTTAAGTCAAAAATTGAATGGTCTTTAATTCTACATCAACCCCCTTTGGCTTTATGTTCTCAACACACAGTGAAGCATGGTTGTTTTGAGTGGTGGATAGGCAGTCACTCTCACCAGTGTCATCACCGACACTCTCTAAACATCAATAACCCTTAATTAACACGTGAGAAGAAGAATAGTAGTACCGAATTTCCAGCGAGCTTGGACGAGGGCGAGCTCGGGGTTGTGGACGAGGAACGGGATGGTTTGCCACAGGAAATCGGGCTCCGGTTGGAAATCTGCGTCGAATATTGCCACGTAATCGCACTGTTTAACGTAGGAATGTTTGAGGCCTTCTTTAAGAGCTCCTGCTTTGTATCCGTTTCTGTTGTCGCGGATTTCGTACTTTATGTTAATCCCTTTGCTCGCCCATCTCTGGCACTCCATTTCCACCATATTCTATTGCATTTTTCAAATATTGTTACTCCGATTCATTTACAACAAATGCAATTGAGATTTTCAATTTACCTTGATGGTGGGGTCGGTTGAATCATCGAGAACTTGGACTATGATTCGATCCGACGGCCAGGACAGGCCGCATGCAGCTCCGATCGAGAGCTGATAAACCTGTGCAGTAGAATTGAATTAGAATGGAGAATTCTCAAACATATAAAATTAGAAATGCATTAAACAAGGAGAGCTCAGCTACCTCTCTTTCGTTGTACATAGGGATTTGGACGAGGACCATGGGGTAGGAGGAGTTGCCGAGCTCCAAGTCGTCCTTCATCGACTCCCATTTGAATCTCTTATCGGCTTTACGGCCGAAGATTTTGACGAGAGTGATGACGACGGCCATGTAAACCCTCTCGATGAACAGCATCACTGACATTGCCAAGCAGAGGAACACCGCCATGTTCAGCAGCGGCACGATTAGCGGGGCCTTGATCTGCCCCCAGATGATCTGGAATTGCTCCGCCATGTCGTTGTGGACGCCGGAGAAGGTTTCCGGCAGAGCGGAGAGGCGTTCCATTTAGGCTCTGTTTGATTCCTCTGGGTTTGTTTTTGAGTGTGGAAAATCGAGATCTGTTGATAGGGTATATATAGCCTTGTGCGTTGCTTTTCTTCTCTTTGCGAAAAGCGCAAGAATATTTCTATTGATTTTGCTTCTCTGAGACGCAAAAACGAATGGGGAAAAAGAGCATGGTTGTCAGAAAACACACTGCAAAGACTGCGATCCTTTATGTTGAATTAAACATCAAAGCAATGCAGCTCAACAATCAATCGCAGTCGCCTTTTTTCTAGATGGCCAGAAAAATATTGCTTCTTCTCTGGCCACTCTGAGGATTTTAGGACGATGGGAAAACAGGGGAAGTGAGGAGTGGGAATACTAAATGGTGTGGGGAAGGGATTGAAACAGAACCTCTTTATAGAAATTCTATTTTGGCTTCCATCTTTAGGTtgcttattttattaatattattcatGTTATTTTCTATTGTCTACTAAGTCTGCTAACAACTGATGAATTTGACGGTTTCCAAGAGCCGTGAAAACAACTCTCCACTGAACCTAATATGGTAGATACATATTCTTTTTTAGTctgtaataaataaaatgacacatttcaaATTTTGGAAAGCTTTTCTACGTAATTAATACACACAGTtactttttcaaataaaactattcatatctctttt
It contains:
- the LOC121792192 gene encoding glucomannan 4-beta-mannosyltransferase 9-like; the protein is MERLSALPETFSGVHNDMAEQFQIIWGQIKAPLIVPLLNMAVFLCLAMSVMLFIERVYMAVVITLVKIFGRKADKRFKWESMKDDLELGNSSYPMVLVQIPMYNEREVYQLSIGAACGLSWPSDRIIVQVLDDSTDPTIKNMVEMECQRWASKGINIKYEIRDNRNGYKAGALKEGLKHSYVKQCDYVAIFDADFQPEPDFLWQTIPFLVHNPELALVQARWKFVNANECLMTRMQEMSLDYHFTVEQEVGSSTYSFFGFNGTAGVWRIAAIEEAGGWKDRTTVEDMDLAVRASLKGWKFLYLGSLEVKNELPSTFKAYRYQQHRWSCGPANLFRKMLSEIIRNKKVSLWKKVHVIYSFFFIRKIVAHIVTFVFYCVVLPATVLVPEVQIPKWGAVYIPSIITLLNAVGTPRSLHLLVFWILFENVMSLHRAKATLIGLLEAGRVNEWIVTEKLGDALKFKSALKAFKKPRFRIGDRIHLLELAIGCYLFFCGCYDIAFGKNHFFIYLFVQATAFFIMGFGYVGTFVPS